GGCGGCGGGACGGGTGGGCACAACGGATTGCGCTCTTTGCAGGAGGAACTCGGGACGCCGGCGTTCCTGCGGGTCCGGATCGGGATCGGGCGCCCCCCGGAGGGGGTCGATCCCGCGGACTTCGTTCTCTCTCCCCCGCCGCCGGAAGCCCCGGACCATTTTCTCGGCGGCGTCGCTTCCGCCGGAGAGGCCGTTCTCGACATCCTGCGGGACGGCTTCGACAAGGCGATGACGCGCTGGAACGCAAAGGCGCATGCCTTCCCCTCCGCGGCCCGCGGGGGGCAACATACTCCTTGCTCCCGGCGAAAAGACCGGGGGCTCGATCAGCCGAAAGGAGGCTCGTAACAACGATGCCGAAAACGTATGAAACCGCCATTCTGTTCGACCCCGAACTTCCGGAAGAGCAGCGCAAGGAGTTTCTCGCCAAACTGGCGGGGGTGATCGCTTCCTACCAGGGGGAAATCCTCAAGCAGGACGACTGGGGGAACCGGAAGCTGGCCTACCCGATCAACAAGAAGGTCAACGCGTATTACACGTTTCTCCTCTACTCCGGCAATCGAGGGGTCGTGGAGGAGGTCGAGCGAAACATCAAGATCTTCGACGGGGTCCTGCGCCACCTGACCTCCCGCGTGGAAGTCGAACGGAAGCCGAAGGCCGCGTCCGCGGGGGAGGCACCGGCAACTTCGGACGATCCGCCGCCCGCGGGAAGCGCCCCGCCCGCCGCTCCCGCATCGTAGAGGAAAGGAGAGCCCATGGTCACCTTCAACCGCGTCATCCTGGCCGGCAATCTCGTCCGGGACCCGGAGATCCGGTATCTCCCCTCGGGTCTCTCCGTGACGAGCTTCGGCATTGCCGTCAACTCGCGGTACAAGCAGAACAATGAACTCAAGGAAGACGTGTCGTTCTTCGACATCGTCGTCTTCGGCAAGCTGGGGGAAAACTGCGCGGAGTACCTCTCCAAGGGGCGGCCGGTCCTGGTGGAGGGGCGGCTCCGCCAGCGCCGGTGGGAGGCCGAGGGAGCGAAGAGGAGCAAGATCGAAGTGGTGGCGGACGGCGTCCAGTTCCTCGGCAGCCCCAAAGGCAGCAGCGCGGCCGAGGGTGGGTCGGGCGGCGCGGCGCCGCAGGGTGCAGAAAGCCCGGACGAAGACATTCCGTTTTAAACCCGGATCGCAGATAACGTCGAACATCTTCCAGGAGGAGCAGGAACGATGAGCACCCCGATGAGATCCCAGCGGAACAGCCCGCGGGAAGGCAGCGGCCCGGGAGGGCAGAGGAAGCGGTACGTCCGCAAGAAATTCTGCCGGTTCTGCGCGGAAAAGGAGCTGCAGCTCGATTACAAGAACGTCTACATGATCAAACAGTTCGTCTCCGAGCGGGGAAAGATCGTTCCGCGGCGCATCTCGGGGACCTGCGCCACCCACCAGCGGAAGCTGACCGTGGAGATCAAGAAGGCGCGCGCCGTTGCGCTGATCCCGTTCACCGCCACGCAGGTCCGGTAGGAGGGTGGCGGAGATGAAAGTCATCCTGCGCGAAGACGTGGAGAAGCTGGGGAAGGCGGGCGACATCGTCAAGGTCGCCGACGGGTTCGGCCGGAACTACCTCATCCCCCGGCAGCTGGCCGTGCCGGCGAACGTGCGCAACCTGAAAGCCCTCGAGCACGACCGGCGGGTGATCGAGGCCCGGGCGAAGAAGACCCGCAAGACCGCCGAGTCGCTGGCAGAGAAGCTGGCGTCGGTGTCCCTTACCATTTCCGCCAAGGCGGGGGAGGAAGGGAAGCTGTTCGGGGCGATCACTTCGCGGGACATCGCGGAAGCGATGGAGAAGGCCGGGGTGCCGGTCGACCGGAAGACGGTCCTGCTGCAGGACCCCATCAAGCAGCTGGGCGACTACAAGGTGAAGATCAAGGCGGGATCCGACCTGCATCCCGAGATCTCCGTCAGCGTGGTGGCGGAATCCTAGTGCAGCGTCAGCCTATTTGCGAGACGCTGCACTGACGACCGTCCGGAAGGGGAGGTGCCCATGAACGGTACGCGCGCGACGCCCGCTTCCGGTGCCGACGCCTCCCTCCTTCGCGTCCCGCCGCACAACCTCGCGGCCGAGCAGGGGGTGCTCGCCTCCGTCCTGCTCAACAACGACCTGATGAACGCCGTTGTGGAGATCCTCCGGCCGGAGGATTTCTACCAGGGCGCCCACCGGACGCTCTTCTCCGTGATGATCGAGCTCTACGACCGGGGCCGGGCGATCGACCAGCTGACCCTCTCCTCGGCGCTCCAGGACCGCGGAGTCGAGGGAGAAGTCGGTGGGCTGGCCTACCTCTCCGATCTTATCCAGAACGTGCCTACGACCGCCAACGTGGCCGACTACGCCCGCCTGGTCAAGAACGCCTCCATCCTCCGGAAGACGATCGCCGTCGCCCAGCAGATCACGACCACCGCATTCCATGGAGTGTCCGAGGTCGACGACTTCCTCGACCGGACGGAACAGGCGATCTTCGCCATCGCCGAGGAGAAGATCAAGCCCTCGTACTTCACGATGGCCGAGATGGCCAAGGAGTCGATGAAGGAAATCGAGAAGCTCTTCGAGCGGAA
Above is a genomic segment from Deltaproteobacteria bacterium RBG_16_64_85 containing:
- a CDS encoding single-stranded DNA-binding protein yields the protein MVTFNRVILAGNLVRDPEIRYLPSGLSVTSFGIAVNSRYKQNNELKEDVSFFDIVVFGKLGENCAEYLSKGRPVLVEGRLRQRRWEAEGAKRSKIEVVADGVQFLGSPKGSSAAEGGSGGAAPQGAESPDEDIPF
- a CDS encoding 30S ribosomal protein S6 — protein: MPKTYETAILFDPELPEEQRKEFLAKLAGVIASYQGEILKQDDWGNRKLAYPINKKVNAYYTFLLYSGNRGVVEEVERNIKIFDGVLRHLTSRVEVERKPKAASAGEAPATSDDPPPAGSAPPAAPAS
- a CDS encoding 30S ribosomal protein S18, encoding MSTPMRSQRNSPREGSGPGGQRKRYVRKKFCRFCAEKELQLDYKNVYMIKQFVSERGKIVPRRISGTCATHQRKLTVEIKKARAVALIPFTATQVR
- a CDS encoding 50S ribosomal protein L9 codes for the protein MKVILREDVEKLGKAGDIVKVADGFGRNYLIPRQLAVPANVRNLKALEHDRRVIEARAKKTRKTAESLAEKLASVSLTISAKAGEEGKLFGAITSRDIAEAMEKAGVPVDRKTVLLQDPIKQLGDYKVKIKAGSDLHPEISVSVVAES